The sequence TATTCAATCTCTCCTCTAATTTCTCCCAAAATTTTAATTGTAATTCTACTTTTATATTATCTAATACATCTGGTAGTTTATATAAAATATCTAAATACTCCTTATTTGATAAAATCATCTCTTTCAATTCTTCACTCAAATTTCTCTCCTCTTTACCTGTTAATTTTAATAATAAGCTTCTATATTGAACAAGTGTTTCTCTTATTATTGGAACTTCTGCAGTTTCTTTAATAGAATTTTCAATCCAATTTATAATATCATCTTTATATGAAATTATTTTTATTTCATCAATTTTTTCTTTTGATAATCCTTTTATACTATATTCACTTGGTTCTTCTCCATAAAGAGTTAGATAAACTAATTCTATTTCATCATCTTGATACCCTTCTAATCTCATAGAATCATAGTATCTTTTTAATTGTTCATATTGGTCTCCAGCATATATTTTATTTTCAATTATAATTATTTTTCTCTTTTCATCTGAATATAATTTGAATAAAATATCTATTCTTCCATTTTGTTTAACTGAATACTCTGAAAAAACTTGATATTTTTTGACTTTAATTCCCTCTACTCCTAATTTTTCTAAAAATAATTCAAGAATTTTCTTCCCATAATTTTTATTTTTTAATAATTCCACTAAAAATCTTGAATGAAGATTCACTTCATCATATTCATTTCTTAAAATAGAAAATATATTAAAATCTTCTTGATTTGAATTTAATAACTTGTATTTTTTATTTATCAAATTTAAATTTTCAAAAAATATTCTATAATTCCACATATTTTCTTCCTTATTATTTTATAATAAATTTCTTTATTTTTATTATATAATAATCAGATTATTTTTTTCAAGTTTCTAATAATAGAAAAAGAGAAAATCTCTTTTCTCTTAATAGATTAAAGTAATTTTCTCTTTTTAAATTCAAATATTAGTAGTTTTCTTTTCTAATTTCAAAATAGCTTTGTGAGTAATTACATACTGGACAAACTTCTGGAGCCTTAGGTCCTACTACTAAGTGTCCACAAATACGGCATTCCCACATTACTTGTACACCTTTTTCAAATACTTTTTGCATCTCTACATTCTTTAATAGAGCCAGATAACGCTCTTCATGAGTTTTTTCTATAGCAGCTACTTGACGGAATTTTTCTGCCAATTCATGGAATCCTTCCTCATCAGCATCCTTAGCAAATCTATCATACATATCTGTCCACTCATAGTTTTCTCCTTCTGCGGCAGATAATAAATTCTCAGCTGTATTTCCAATATGTCCTAAAGCATCAAACCAAAGTCTTGCATGCTCTTGTTCATTTCTAGCTGTTGATAAGAAAATTTCTGCTAATTGCTCATATCCTTCTCTTTTAGCTATTTCAGCAAAGTAAGTATATTTATTTCTAGCTTGGCTTTCTCCAGCAAAAGCTTCCATTAGATTTTTTTCAGTTTTTGTTCCAGCATATTTATTTTCAGATTTTTTTCCTTCTTTTACCTCTTCAAATACAGAAGCTGGCTGCTTACAAATAGGACATTTAAAATCCTCTGTCAATTCTCCTTCATGAACATATCCACATACTGTACAACGATATTTTTTCATATTATTACCTCCTAAATCCTTTCTTCTATCTATATAATCTGTATGTAACATAGTTTTTGCCAATTCACTTAATGGCTCTCCATAAAATTTCTCATAAAGTTCCATTAACTCTTCATTTTCATCACTTCTTCTTTTTTCTAACTCTCTATCTCTTGAATACAAACCTTCTATTCTCTTTTCACGAAGAGCATCTCCCTTTTCTAATGTTCCCTTAGGTTGACCTCCTCCACCTATACATCCACCAGGACAAGTCATTACTTCTATAAAATGATATTCATTATTTTCTTTTTTTATTCTTTCTATAAACTCTTTTGCTGATTTTGTTCCATAGATTACAGCTACTTTTAATTCTAAGTCTTTAACTTTTAAACTAGCTGTTTTAACATCTTTCATTCCACGTACAGGTTCAAAATTTAATAGTACCTCTGGGGCATCTTCACCAGTTATATATTTATAAGCTGTTCTTAGAGCTGCCTCCATAACTCCACCAGTATTTCCAAATATCACTCCAGCTCCAGAAGCTTCTCCCATAAAAGAATCATACTTGCTATCTTCTAATGAAGAAAAATCAATTCCTTCTTCCTTTGCCCATTTAGCTAACTCTCTTGTGGTTATAACATAATCCATATCTCTCATATCTGGTATATCCAAATATCTTCCAGCCGCATTCATTTCTTCTCTACGAATCTCAAACTTTTTTGCTGTACATGGAGTTACAGCAACATTTACTATTCTTTTTGGATCAAGATTTGTCATCTTAGCAAAATAAGTTTTTATCGTTGGCCCTTGCATGCCTATTGGACTTTTAGCTGAAGACAAATTACTTCTCATATCTGGTAAGTATGTTTCTAGATACTTTACCCACGCTGGGCAACAGCTTGTAAATTGTGGCAGAGGAGCAGTTTTTTTTGTAACTCTTTCTATCAATTCTGAAGCCTCTTCTAATATTGTTAAATCAGCCCCAAAATTAGTATCTAATATATAATTTCCTCCTAATTTTCTAAGCAAAGATACCATCTTTCCTTCTAAAAATTTTCCATCTTCTTCTCCAAATTCCTCTCCTAAAGCTACTCTTACAGATGGAGATGTAGAGAATATTACAATTTTATCTGAATCTAAAATAGCTTTCTTTACATCTTGATATTCATATTTCTCTGTTATACTAGACGTTGGACAAACATTAGCACATTGACCACAGTTTATACATACAGCAATATTATTTGTATCTACTAACTTATATGTATTATGTACTCCAATATATTTTTCACATATCTCTTTACATTGACCACACTTAATACATAGAGACTCATTTCTCATAATAGAAGGATTATCCAATTCTATTGGAACCCTTATGTTCTCAGATAAATGTTTCATATTTTCTCCTTTTTTTCTAAAAATATCCTTTACTTAATTTATAACAACTTTGTAATTAATACAATTATATACCTTTAATCTTATTTTTGCAAGTTTTTTATTAAAAAATTTTATATTTTTTATTAATAAAAAAAGTGAATTTATTTAACAAATTTTATATGAGATAAATTACTATTATAGTATAATATTATTCCTCTAAAATTTTACCTTTGATGCCTCTCTAACTTCACTTTCTACCTTAAATAATGGCTCCTCTTTAAAATTAAACATTCCTGCAAAAATATTTCCAGGTATCATTCTGATAGCCTGATTATAAGCAGTTACAGTGTCATTATAAAATTGACGAGCAAACCCTATTTTATTTTCTATATCTTTTAATTGATTTTGTAAATCTAAAAAATTTGTATTAGCTTTCAACTCTGGATAACTTTCTGATACCATCATAAGTCTACTCAATACACTTCCTAACTCTCCACTTGCTTTTATTTTTTCATCAACTGTTCCAGCAGTAGTATAATGAGTTCTAGCAGCTACTACTCTTTCTAAAGTTTCCTTTTCATGAGTTGCATATCCCTTTACAACCTCTACAAGATTAGGTATCAAATCAAATCTTTTTTGAAGTTGTACATCTATTTGACTCCAAGAATTTTTTACTCTCTCTTGTAATTTTACAAATTTATTTTGATATCCTATTCCTATTAAAACTAATAAAATAACTAATCCCAAAATTACTAATAATACTATCATTTTTTTCCTCCTAACTACAATTTTTAGAAAGCTCCTCCACCACTACGGCCTCCACCGCCACCAGATGAGCCTCCACTAAATCCTCCCCCACTTCCTCTTGCTGAAGAACGAGAAGACTTAGCTACACTTTCCATAGCTCTTTGAGCTACAAAACTTGTATTTCTTTCCATACTTCTAAAGGCATGACTATATAGATACATATTCATAAGAGAATTATTTCTATAACCTCTTCCACCTATAATAGTAGATTCTTCTCCTTTTTTAGACATAATCTTACTATATCCTTTTGCTACTTTTTCAGCTACTCCAAGGGCAACAGCATAGACAAAATAGTGCTCCCATAACTCAATAGAAGCTAACTTTGCCTCTTCTAAGTTACTGTAATCTACTAAAAACTTTTTAAAAGCTTCCCATCTTGAAATAGCTTTCTCTTTTTCTAAACTAGCTCTTTTTCTAGAAAAAGTATATGGCAGTAATATAAATCCTAATAAAATCATTAATATAAAAAGTTCACTTTGAAAATATACTACTAACATTCCTCCACCTATAAAATAAGCTATCCCTGTAAATATTCCTAAAGATGTAGAAAATTTATCTCTCTTATCCATCTTTAGATTTTTCTCTAGCATATCTGAGTAGACAATAGTTCTCCATCTCTCATAGTTTCTATTGAACTCCTTTGCTCCACCTCTTCCTTTTATTAAGGCTTCTACACTTTCTAAAACTATTTTCTCTCCATCTCCTAGTTCTCTAATATACCAATTCAATATAAACTTTTCCTCTTCACTTAGGGGTTTACCACTCTCTTGTAATATCAATGTAGTTGTTTTTTCTCCCTCTTCTAGTTTTAAATGTCCCTTTCTTACCAAGTCCAATAACATAGCAAAAAGCTCTCTACCACTTGGATATAGATTTCTAGATACCAAAGTTCCTGCTATTGATGGAGAATAATCATCTGGTAACTCTCTAAAATACTCTCCATACTCATTTTCTACTTTATATCTCTTGCTATTTTTTAGATAGATAAATACTACTAAGAATAGCCACCAAGCCACAGCTAGAACTAAAACTACTCTCCCTAGATAAAAACCTATAATAGCTCTTTTTCTAGCATCATTAGCCTCTTTAGCCAATTTTCCTTCCATATCCAATATCTCTTTTAAAGCACTTTTATTTTTCATAAGAAGTGGATTAAAACTTGTTAAAATATTTTTAGGAAAAAGTAGATTTACCTCTAAAAACTCCCCTGGACGATAATCATTTAATGTATATCTTACACTTTTTCCATCTAATATCTCTATATTTCCAGTGAGAGGTCCATGTCCAAAGGCATATATATCATCTTTTTTTACATTTTCAGGAAGATTTACAGTTACACTTATATTTCCTATTGAGTTTTGCCACTCTTTTCCTACCATTTTTCTATTGAGTTGAGCAATATCTCTATATACAGTAACTCCTCTTGTCAAGTTATATCTAAAGATAAACTCTTTTCTCTCATTTTGACTAGGTGCACAAAGCTTTATCTTATACAACCCATCATCTACACTTACAGTAAAATTTCCTTCACTTGGAGCTGTATTATTTCTAGCTTGCTTAAACTCCCCATCATCTTCATAAAATATTTGTAAATCAGTGAATTTTCCATATCCCAAAGCATCTATATTGTATAAAATTCCATTTATTTCCCCTATATCATAGATAACTCTTTCCTCTACTTCAAGACTTCCATCTCTTTCAATATTAGCCACTATATCCAAGCTTTCTATCTCATAAGCTGTACGACCAAATATAGTAGTAAAGAGTAGTAATGATAACACTAAAATTTTCTTAACCATATCCCACCTCACTAAATATTATATATTTTGCTGTATTTATCTCTTAAATACTCTATATAGTATTTAGGATTTAAATCCTCTCCTGTTACCTCTTTTATTATCTCTGGAGTCTCTTTTAATTTTCCATATTTATGAATTTTTTCTCCTAACCATTCTCTTATCTTATACATCTCTCCACTCTCTAAAATCTCATCTACATTTAGCTCTTTTTTCATAGTATTATATATTTGAGCTGAGTAAGCACTACCCAAAGCATAAGATGGAAAATATCCTACAAGTCCAGCTGACCAATGTACATCTTGCATAACTCCTTCACTATCTGTAGATGGTACTACTCCTAAGTACTCCTCCATCTTCTCCTTCCAAACTTTTGGTAAATCCTCTACATCTATACTTCCATCTATTATACCTTTTTCTATCTCATATCTTACCATAATGTGTAGTGAATAAGTTAACTCATCTGCATCAACTCTAATAAGTGATGGTTCAACTAAATTTATCTCTCTATAAAAATCTTCAAGGGATATATCTTTTAAGAAAGTAAACTCCTCTTTTGCTTTTTCACAAAGTCCCTTCCAAAAATGTAAATCTCTACCTATAATATTCTCATAAAATCTTGATTGAGATTCATGTATTCCCATAGAACCACCACTTCCTAAGATAGTTCCCTGCAAGTTATCTCCTATCTGTTGTTCATATATTCCATGTCCTGTCTCATGTATTGTACTAAATACCGCTGACATAGGATTATCCTCTATATATTTAGTAGTAAGCCTTACATCATTTTTGGTAATATTCATAGTAAATGGATGTTCACTCTCTGCTCCTACTCCTCTATCAAAATCAAATCCCAAATACTCTCCTATAAATCTATTAAATTTTTTCTGTTTCTCTATTTCTATTTTTTGAAGAAGTTTTTTCTCTGGATTTCCTACTTCTTTTATTTTTTTAAGAAGTGGTACTATCTCCCCTTTTAATAATGAGAAAAATTCATCTAATTTTTCACTTGTCATTCCTTTCTCATAATCTTGTAAAATTACGTCATAGAGATTTTTTTCATCTTTTCTATGATAATTAGCAAATTTTATAGTATATTCAAAAATCTTAGCTAAATTTCCTTTATATTTATTGTAATTATTTTCTGCCTTTGCCTCTTCCCAAACACCTTGAGTTCTAGCTACTAATTCTGAATATTCTTGGTACTCTTGAGGAGGTATCTTTTTCATCTTCTCAATATCCTCTTTTAACTCCTCTATCTCTTTTCTCTCCACCTCATTTAATTTTTCAATATTATTTCCTAAGTACTCTACACAATCTTCAAACTCCTGTGAAGTTGTTAGATTATACTCTTTCATACTCAAATATCCTACTATCTCAGCTATATAATCCTTTCCTTTTTTGGGAGTAGTAGTCTCTAAATCCCATTGTAATACCTCTAATGCTCCCTCTATCATTTTCTTCTCTTTTATCTTTTCTCTAAATTCCTGTAACTTTTTCTCCATATCTCTGCTCCTTCAATCTATCTTCTTTTATTCCTCAATCTAAAATCCCTTGGATTTTCTGGATTTATATCTTTCCAAATTCCTTTTTTCTCTTTTCTAGCTTCCTCATAAGCTCTTCTATACTCTTTTTCCTTTTTAGCATGATACTCATAAAACCATACATTTCCACTTCTTAGCATCTCTAAGTTTATCTCTTTATTCTTATAGTAAACCCTCGCTATCTTTCTTTTATACTTATCTTCATATAATACTTTTAATTCTACTTTTTTCCCAAGAATCAGATTTTCAAGATACTCCTTCGACTCTTTACCATGCTTTTGCTTAAGTTCTGGAGCATCTACACCATACATTCTAACTCTTATTTTTTTTCCATTATATTTTGCTACAAAGCTATCTCCATCAGATACCTTTTCTACAAAGACATCTAAAGCATAGGAAAATATTGAAAGAATTAAGCTCAATATTATTGTAAAAATTTTCTTCATTTTTCTCTCCTAATCCTTATTCAAATTAATATCCATCTTAGGATTTTTTATACTAATATCCATTTGTGGAAATGGAATCTCTACATTTACATTATCTAAAGCTTTCTTTATTCCATTCATTGTCTCTTTATATACTGTCCAATAATTCTCATTTGATGTCCAACCTTTTAAAGCTATATTTATTGAACTATCTCCATATGAATCTACATGGGAATATACTGCTGGCTCCTTTAGTACCAAAGGATTTTCTCTCAATAAATCCTCTAATGCTTTTCTAGCTACATCTATATCAGCATCATAAGCTATACCTATTATAAATTTTAATCTTCTAATTGGTGTCTTAGTATAGTTTATTACTTTATTAGAGATTATCATTCCATTAGGTATCATTACCAAATCGTTGTTATGAGTCTTTATTGTTGTCGAAAATATATCTATATCATCTATATATCCCATCTCATCACTTATATTTACCTCATCTCCTACTTTATAAGTTTTAAATAATAGAATGATTATCCCTCCTGCAAAGTTAGAAAGGTTATCCTTTAGTGCTAAACCTACACCTATTCCTAAAGTTCCAAAGAAAGCAAGTAAACTACTCTCCTTTACCCCCATTATAAGTAAACATATGGTTATTAAAATAGCATGTATACCTACATTTAGTATTGATTTGATAAAACTCTTTAAAGATTTATCTACTACTAAATCCTCTTTCTTTTTTAGATTAAATAGTGGTGTCATTTTTTTTAATACCTTTATAGCTACATAATATATAAAGATACAAAATGCCAATTTTAAAATAAAAAATATTAATTCTACAGTAAAATTAACTAAGATTTTTTTATCTGCTAATTTTGAAAATACCTCATTTATAAATTTATTCATAGCTCTCCTCTCGCTTTTTCTTTATATTATAGCACATTTAAAGAAAGAAAATAAAAAATGCCGATAAAAGATTTTACTCTCTTACCAACATTTTTTTTAATTTTATTTAGTAATCTTTTTATAAACCTCTATATACTTATCAGCTGAGATATCCCAACTATTATCTCTAGCCTTAGCATGTTTTATAATATTATCCCATTGCTTTTTATCTTTATAGATAGATATAGCATAAGAAAGCATCTTTAATAATACCTCTCCATTAGGCTCTTGAAAACCAAATCCATCTCCTTCACCAGTAACTTCATTGTATGGAGTAACAGTATCTTTTAATCCTCCTGTTTCTCTAACTAGAGGTATTGTCCCATATCTCATAGCTATCATTTGAGAAAGTCCACAAGGCTCAAATAGTGATGGCATTAGAAATATATCAGCACCTTCATATACATCTATTGATAGTGATTGGTTAAATCCTATATAAGCACAAACTTTTTTAGAATATTGACTCTCTTTCCATCTAAAGAAGTTTTCATAATGAGCTTCTCCACTTCCAAGTAAAACAAATTGAATTCCTAAATTCATCATTCTATCAAAAGTTTGAGTTAACATATCAATACCTTTTTGTCTATCAAGTCTTGATACTATTGCTACTAATGGCACATCTGGGTCCACTTCTAATCCTAACTCTTTTTGTAGTTTAGCTTTCATCTCTTTTTTAGATTTGTTACTTAACTTAAATACATTTCCATCTATTCCATTTACTATTCCAGCTAGTTTGTAATCAAATTTTCTAAATAGTCCATCTATTCCCTCTCCATACTCTGGAGTTTTTATCTCTTGAGCATAAGTTTCACTAACTGTTGTTATATAGTCAGAGTAAACTACTCCACCTTTTAAGAAAGATATCATATCATAATATTTAAGTCCATCTTCTTGGTAATATTTATTTCTATCTATCTCTAGTGTTTCCTCAATCTCTTGATTAGGGAAAAATCCTTGGAATCTTAAGTTATGGATAGTGAAGACTGTTTTTATATTAGTGAGTCCTCTTTCTAATAGATATATTGGAGTAAGAGCTGTATGCCAATCATTACAATGGATAATATCTGGAGTAAATCCTGTAATATCAAAAGTCTCTACTACTGCCTTAGCGAAAAAAGTAAATCTTTCACAATCATCTAGCTCTCCATATACTTTGGTTCTTGTAAAGTATTGCATATTATCTACAAAATAGTAAGTAATTCCTTCAAGTTCATAACTCTCTATTCCTACATAAGCATCATAGTGTGATGCCCAAATTTTTTTATGTCCTAAATGCTTCATATTATATCTATACTTTTCAGGAATTTGTCCATACTTTGGTAGTATAACTCTAGCATCTATCCCTTTTTCTTTTAGAGCCTTTGGTAGTGAGTATGCTACATCTCCTAGTCCACCTGTTTTTATAAATGGCCAAGCTTCTCCAGTAGCAAAAAGTACCTTCATATCTTTCCTCCTTATTATTTATTAGCGCCCTCCAAGTAAGCTAGTAAATTCTTATAGTGCTTATCATCCCATTTTATACTTTTTTCCAGTACTAATGGATAATTTCTCGAAGCACTTAATTTTTCATTTGATTTTATCACATTATTCTTATCTACAATTATATTTTTTAACACAGCTCCAGATTTTACAACAGAGTCTTGTAATAAAATACAATCCTCAACAACTGCTCCAACTTCTACTATCGCACCTCTCGCTAGTATGGAGTTTTTAACTATTCCGCCTAAGATACAACCATTTGCCACAAGACTATTATTAACTTCTGCACCCTCTTTAAATAATGATGGCGGTGTATCTTTAGTCTTTGTATAAATACTTCTTTCAGGATTAAAAAGGTCTTCTCGAACCTCTTTTTTCAATAAATCCATATTAAAATCAAAATATTCTTTAGTAGAGTTTATACAAGCTAAATATCCTTTAAACTCATATCCATTTATACTAACTCTTCCCATATTTCTAGTTACTAAGTCTCTAACTGTATAATAAACTCCCTCTTGGATTCCATCACAAATCATTTTAATTAAAAGCTCTTTACTCATTACGAAAGCTTCTAATGAAATATTTTCATCTTTTTTAAAGAAAAGATTTTGTCCAATTCCTAAAATTTCCTTATTTTTTCCTACTCTTACACTATCACAATTATCAAATCTTTCATTTGCATTGTGAACATTTTTATATACTAGAGTTATATCTTTTCCACTAGCTTCATGCTGTCTTACTACATCTTTTACATCTAAATTACACACCATATGAGAGCTTAATACTACTACATTTTCTTGCTTACTACGGAAAAAATACTCCATATTTTTTTTAACTCTCTTTATTTTAGTACTATAGG comes from Fusobacterium necrogenes and encodes:
- a CDS encoding PDDEXK-like family protein codes for the protein MWNYRIFFENLNLINKKYKLLNSNQEDFNIFSILRNEYDEVNLHSRFLVELLKNKNYGKKILELFLEKLGVEGIKVKKYQVFSEYSVKQNGRIDILFKLYSDEKRKIIIIENKIYAGDQYEQLKRYYDSMRLEGYQDDEIELVYLTLYGEEPSEYSIKGLSKEKIDEIKIISYKDDIINWIENSIKETAEVPIIRETLVQYRSLLLKLTGKEERNLSEELKEMILSNKEYLDILYKLPDVLDNIKVELQLKFWEKLEERLNNSLEKKGKNLLK
- the rbr gene encoding rubrerythrin, whose translation is MCKQPASVFEEVKEGKKSENKYAGTKTEKNLMEAFAGESQARNKYTYFAEIAKREGYEQLAEIFLSTARNEQEHARLWFDALGHIGNTAENLLSAAEGENYEWTDMYDRFAKDADEEGFHELAEKFRQVAAIEKTHEERYLALLKNVEMQKVFEKGVQVMWECRICGHLVVGPKAPEVCPVCNYSQSYFEIRKENY
- a CDS encoding LemA family protein, with protein sequence MIVLLVILGLVILLVLIGIGYQNKFVKLQERVKNSWSQIDVQLQKRFDLIPNLVEVVKGYATHEKETLERVVAARTHYTTAGTVDEKIKASGELGSVLSRLMMVSESYPELKANTNFLDLQNQLKDIENKIGFARQFYNDTVTAYNQAIRMIPGNIFAGMFNFKEEPLFKVESEVREASKVKF
- a CDS encoding DUF2207 domain-containing protein — its product is MVKKILVLSLLLFTTIFGRTAYEIESLDIVANIERDGSLEVEERVIYDIGEINGILYNIDALGYGKFTDLQIFYEDDGEFKQARNNTAPSEGNFTVSVDDGLYKIKLCAPSQNERKEFIFRYNLTRGVTVYRDIAQLNRKMVGKEWQNSIGNISVTVNLPENVKKDDIYAFGHGPLTGNIEILDGKSVRYTLNDYRPGEFLEVNLLFPKNILTSFNPLLMKNKSALKEILDMEGKLAKEANDARKRAIIGFYLGRVVLVLAVAWWLFLVVFIYLKNSKRYKVENEYGEYFRELPDDYSPSIAGTLVSRNLYPSGRELFAMLLDLVRKGHLKLEEGEKTTTLILQESGKPLSEEEKFILNWYIRELGDGEKIVLESVEALIKGRGGAKEFNRNYERWRTIVYSDMLEKNLKMDKRDKFSTSLGIFTGIAYFIGGGMLVVYFQSELFILMILLGFILLPYTFSRKRASLEKEKAISRWEAFKKFLVDYSNLEEAKLASIELWEHYFVYAVALGVAEKVAKGYSKIMSKKGEESTIIGGRGYRNNSLMNMYLYSHAFRSMERNTSFVAQRAMESVAKSSRSSARGSGGGFSGGSSGGGGGRSGGGAF
- a CDS encoding carboxypeptidase M32, which codes for MEKKLQEFREKIKEKKMIEGALEVLQWDLETTTPKKGKDYIAEIVGYLSMKEYNLTTSQEFEDCVEYLGNNIEKLNEVERKEIEELKEDIEKMKKIPPQEYQEYSELVARTQGVWEEAKAENNYNKYKGNLAKIFEYTIKFANYHRKDEKNLYDVILQDYEKGMTSEKLDEFFSLLKGEIVPLLKKIKEVGNPEKKLLQKIEIEKQKKFNRFIGEYLGFDFDRGVGAESEHPFTMNITKNDVRLTTKYIEDNPMSAVFSTIHETGHGIYEQQIGDNLQGTILGSGGSMGIHESQSRFYENIIGRDLHFWKGLCEKAKEEFTFLKDISLEDFYREINLVEPSLIRVDADELTYSLHIMVRYEIEKGIIDGSIDVEDLPKVWKEKMEEYLGVVPSTDSEGVMQDVHWSAGLVGYFPSYALGSAYSAQIYNTMKKELNVDEILESGEMYKIREWLGEKIHKYGKLKETPEIIKEVTGEDLNPKYYIEYLRDKYSKIYNI
- a CDS encoding thermonuclease family protein produces the protein MKKIFTIILSLILSIFSYALDVFVEKVSDGDSFVAKYNGKKIRVRMYGVDAPELKQKHGKESKEYLENLILGKKVELKVLYEDKYKRKIARVYYKNKEINLEMLRSGNVWFYEYHAKKEKEYRRAYEEARKEKKGIWKDINPENPRDFRLRNKRR
- a CDS encoding mechanosensitive ion channel family protein — encoded protein: MNKFINEVFSKLADKKILVNFTVELIFFILKLAFCIFIYYVAIKVLKKMTPLFNLKKKEDLVVDKSLKSFIKSILNVGIHAILITICLLIMGVKESSLLAFFGTLGIGVGLALKDNLSNFAGGIIILLFKTYKVGDEVNISDEMGYIDDIDIFSTTIKTHNNDLVMIPNGMIISNKVINYTKTPIRRLKFIIGIAYDADIDVARKALEDLLRENPLVLKEPAVYSHVDSYGDSSINIALKGWTSNENYWTVYKETMNGIKKALDNVNVEIPFPQMDISIKNPKMDINLNKD
- a CDS encoding glycogen synthase codes for the protein MKVLFATGEAWPFIKTGGLGDVAYSLPKALKEKGIDARVILPKYGQIPEKYRYNMKHLGHKKIWASHYDAYVGIESYELEGITYYFVDNMQYFTRTKVYGELDDCERFTFFAKAVVETFDITGFTPDIIHCNDWHTALTPIYLLERGLTNIKTVFTIHNLRFQGFFPNQEIEETLEIDRNKYYQEDGLKYYDMISFLKGGVVYSDYITTVSETYAQEIKTPEYGEGIDGLFRKFDYKLAGIVNGIDGNVFKLSNKSKKEMKAKLQKELGLEVDPDVPLVAIVSRLDRQKGIDMLTQTFDRMMNLGIQFVLLGSGEAHYENFFRWKESQYSKKVCAYIGFNQSLSIDVYEGADIFLMPSLFEPCGLSQMIAMRYGTIPLVRETGGLKDTVTPYNEVTGEGDGFGFQEPNGEVLLKMLSYAISIYKDKKQWDNIIKHAKARDNSWDISADKYIEVYKKITK
- the glgD gene encoding glucose-1-phosphate adenylyltransferase subunit GlgD, producing the protein MLNNYMAIIFLDETLDNIRALTKMRPLASVPVGGTYRIIDFSLSNLVNAGIRNVGIFAGNEDLNSLTDHIGRGAEWDLARKKDGIFIFKQMADSAYSTKIKRVKKNMEYFFRSKQENVVVLSSHMVCNLDVKDVVRQHEASGKDITLVYKNVHNANERFDNCDSVRVGKNKEILGIGQNLFFKKDENISLEAFVMSKELLIKMICDGIQEGVYYTVRDLVTRNMGRVSINGYEFKGYLACINSTKEYFDFNMDLLKKEVREDLFNPERSIYTKTKDTPPSLFKEGAEVNNSLVANGCILGGIVKNSILARGAIVEVGAVVEDCILLQDSVVKSGAVLKNIIVDKNNVIKSNEKLSASRNYPLVLEKSIKWDDKHYKNLLAYLEGANK